The Verrucomicrobiota bacterium genome includes a region encoding these proteins:
- a CDS encoding NADP-dependent oxidoreductase, producing MKAVQFAKFGDASMLESVEKDRPSLSSGQVLIRAASAGLNPIDWKTRKGMGFVAKQISDRLPWVPGFDIAGIIEEVAPDVTDFKPGDHVMGICGFQTDGGGYAQLVRATAAHIVHCPAAIDLKTAGAIPLAALTAWQALFRTGNLRKGEIVLIHAAAGGVGHFAVQFAKWKGANIIATASEKNRDFLKSFGVDEVIDYKSQKFTEECENIDFILDGVGGQIGIDSLKVLRPGGTLVTLPTLSAPQIIEAAKGTHDIVKGMTMEPLAGDLAEIAALVSEKKVKVDIEKAFTLEEAVEAHTLLEKGSVRGKLIFNP from the coding sequence ATGAAAGCAGTGCAATTTGCAAAATTCGGTGACGCAAGCATGCTCGAGTCCGTCGAAAAAGACAGGCCATCCCTTTCATCCGGCCAAGTCCTGATCCGGGCGGCTTCTGCCGGGCTGAATCCCATTGACTGGAAAACCCGTAAAGGCATGGGCTTCGTCGCCAAACAAATCTCGGACCGTTTGCCGTGGGTGCCGGGATTTGATATCGCCGGGATAATCGAGGAAGTGGCCCCCGATGTCACGGACTTCAAACCCGGTGATCACGTCATGGGCATTTGCGGATTCCAGACGGATGGCGGGGGTTATGCGCAGCTCGTCCGGGCCACAGCCGCCCACATCGTGCATTGCCCCGCAGCTATCGACCTGAAAACTGCCGGGGCCATCCCTCTGGCCGCACTCACCGCGTGGCAAGCACTCTTTCGGACGGGCAATTTGCGCAAGGGCGAAATCGTCTTGATCCATGCCGCTGCCGGGGGTGTCGGCCATTTCGCCGTGCAATTTGCAAAATGGAAAGGGGCCAATATCATCGCGACTGCTTCAGAAAAAAACCGCGACTTCCTAAAGTCTTTCGGGGTAGATGAAGTCATCGATTACAAGAGCCAGAAATTCACTGAGGAATGCGAGAATATCGATTTTATCCTCGACGGTGTCGGCGGACAAATCGGCATCGATTCCCTCAAAGTCCTCCGCCCGGGTGGCACCCTCGTGACCCTGCCCACACTCTCAGCCCCCCAAATCATTGAGGCGGCCAAAGGCACCCACGACATTGTAAAAGGAATGACTATGGAACCCCTGGCCGGCGACCTCGCGGAAATTGCCGCGCTTGTCTCTGAAAAGAAGGTGAAAGTCGATATCGAAAAAGCTTTCACCCTCGAAGAAGCCGTCGAGGCCCATACCCTCCTCGAAAAAGGTTCCGTCCGCGGTAAACTCATCTTTAACCCCTGA
- a CDS encoding radical SAM protein: MSFSFQPSQKRNILCVFPKYSHSFGTFNYAFVLMGPVKAFMPPQGILLIAALLPKEWEVRFVDENVRPTTDQELKWADAVFLSGMHIQRGQISDINRRAHAHGKITVLGGPSVSSAPEFYPGIDLLHCGEIGDATLELFKSLDTSVERPSGQIIFRTLERLDMTEFPTPAYHHIKMSNYLLGSIQFSSGCPFTCEFCDIPGLYGRNPRLKKPEQIIKELDILADAGVPSVYFVDDNFIGNPKAALELLPHLVEWQKKRDYTVLLSCEATMNLSQHTKILELMQQAFFTNVFCGIETPEAGALKAMKKMQNLRTPIEEAITTFNSYGIEVASGIIMGMDTDTERTPQAIIDFIQATHIPIATVNILYALPKTALYDRLSAANRLVDDTNRDSNIEFLMPYETLVKNWKRVIHDIYNADALYARYAYQSAHTFPNRKKPVYPLRQLNWRNLSRALDISIRILWHVGIKSPYRSLFWKMAKSQFKAGAIENIFQIAMVAHHLITYGADCVNGKVQASNYSYRAVEPENKNEPAALSAA, from the coding sequence ATGTCTTTTTCTTTCCAACCCAGCCAAAAGAGAAATATCCTGTGTGTGTTTCCTAAATACTCGCATTCCTTCGGTACATTCAATTACGCCTTTGTCTTGATGGGCCCGGTCAAAGCATTCATGCCCCCCCAAGGCATCCTGCTGATTGCCGCCCTGCTGCCAAAAGAGTGGGAAGTCCGTTTCGTGGATGAAAATGTCAGGCCCACAACTGATCAAGAGTTAAAGTGGGCTGATGCCGTATTCCTCTCCGGCATGCACATCCAGCGCGGCCAGATATCGGACATTAACCGCCGTGCCCATGCTCACGGTAAAATCACCGTCCTGGGCGGGCCCTCTGTTTCTTCCGCCCCGGAGTTCTACCCCGGGATCGACCTTTTACATTGCGGCGAAATCGGGGATGCGACCTTGGAACTTTTTAAGTCATTGGATACTTCAGTGGAGCGCCCGTCCGGACAAATTATTTTCCGCACACTTGAACGCCTCGACATGACGGAATTCCCCACGCCCGCTTACCATCATATCAAGATGTCGAATTACCTACTCGGCAGCATACAGTTTTCCAGTGGGTGTCCCTTTACCTGTGAATTCTGTGATATCCCCGGACTCTACGGACGCAACCCGCGCCTGAAAAAACCGGAACAAATCATTAAGGAACTCGACATTCTCGCGGATGCAGGTGTGCCTTCCGTTTATTTTGTGGATGATAACTTTATCGGAAATCCCAAGGCAGCCCTGGAACTGCTGCCGCACTTGGTGGAATGGCAGAAAAAACGCGATTACACCGTCCTCCTCTCCTGTGAAGCCACCATGAATCTCTCCCAACACACCAAGATCCTTGAGCTCATGCAACAGGCCTTTTTCACCAATGTCTTTTGCGGCATCGAAACCCCCGAGGCTGGGGCTCTCAAAGCCATGAAAAAAATGCAGAACCTGCGCACGCCCATCGAGGAAGCGATTACAACATTTAACTCCTACGGGATCGAAGTCGCCTCCGGGATTATCATGGGTATGGACACCGACACGGAGCGAACCCCCCAAGCCATTATCGATTTTATCCAGGCCACCCACATCCCGATTGCCACGGTCAATATCCTTTACGCCCTTCCCAAAACAGCCCTGTATGACCGGTTATCCGCGGCGAACCGACTCGTCGATGATACGAACCGTGATTCGAATATCGAATTCCTCATGCCCTATGAGACCTTGGTCAAAAACTGGAAACGGGTGATCCACGATATTTATAATGCCGATGCCCTTTATGCCCGGTACGCCTACCAGTCCGCACACACTTTCCCGAACCGGAAAAAGCCGGTCTATCCCTTGAGGCAGCTTAACTGGCGCAATTTGTCCCGGGCACTGGATATCAGTATCAGGATCCTGTGGCACGTCGGCATTAAAAGTCCTTACCGCTCACTCTTCTGGAAAATGGCCAAGTCACAGTTCAAGGCCGGTGCTATTGAAAATATCTTTCAGATCGCCATGGTCGCCCATCACTTGATCACCTACGGGGCGGATTGTGTGAATGGGAAAGTCCAGGCGTCGAATTATTCCTACCGAGCGGTAGAACCTGAAAATAAAAATGAACCGGCAGCACTTTCGGCTGCATAA
- a CDS encoding radical SAM protein, with protein sequence MSGLVDAHLDHRRSYEDFYYVYPVISRRSKGVSIGVNLNPDKVCNFDCVYCEVDRKTPARTKTVDLNILEAELRSMIGIWKSGELFQKEPFSSAPGNLHRLNDIALSGDGEPTSHREFDRAVEIVVRLRAELCPPDCKIVLITDAAGLDREAVRRGLTLMDQNNGEVWAKLDAGTEEYYRLVNRSFVSYDRILKNLESTAKERAIYIQTLFMNIKGLPPSPEEINAYCKRLCKLLSQGAQIAGVQLYTIARPTPEVWATALDKTSLQKIAETIRQITGLPVEVFNGTA encoded by the coding sequence ATGTCAGGACTTGTCGATGCACATTTGGATCACCGGAGGAGCTACGAGGACTTCTATTACGTTTACCCGGTAATCTCCCGCCGTTCCAAAGGTGTGTCGATCGGGGTAAATCTTAACCCGGATAAAGTCTGTAATTTCGACTGTGTTTATTGTGAGGTAGATCGCAAAACCCCGGCCCGTACCAAAACCGTTGATCTGAATATCCTCGAGGCGGAACTCCGCTCCATGATCGGTATCTGGAAAAGTGGGGAACTCTTTCAGAAAGAGCCTTTCTCCTCCGCCCCCGGGAATCTACACCGCCTCAATGACATCGCCCTCAGCGGGGATGGGGAACCCACCAGCCACAGGGAATTTGACCGGGCAGTGGAAATCGTCGTGCGTTTACGCGCGGAGCTTTGTCCTCCCGATTGCAAAATCGTCTTGATCACTGATGCTGCAGGCCTCGACCGTGAAGCCGTCCGCCGCGGACTCACCCTCATGGATCAAAATAACGGGGAGGTCTGGGCTAAACTCGACGCGGGCACGGAGGAATATTACCGCCTCGTGAACCGTTCTTTTGTGTCTTACGACAGAATCCTCAAAAACCTGGAATCCACCGCTAAGGAACGCGCCATCTATATCCAGACACTTTTTATGAATATCAAAGGGCTCCCACCCAGTCCGGAAGAAATCAATGCTTATTGCAAACGCCTCTGCAAATTGCTCTCCCAAGGCGCGCAAATTGCGGGGGTGCAACTCTACACGATCGCACGCCCCACCCCCGAGGTATGGGCCACGGCTTTGGATAAAACCAGCTTACAAAAAATTGCGGAGACCATCCGACAAATAACCGGTTTGCCGGTTGAAGTCTTTAATGGGACAGCCTAA